In Necator americanus strain Aroian chromosome IV, whole genome shotgun sequence, the following proteins share a genomic window:
- a CDS encoding hypothetical protein (NECATOR_CHRIV.G13356.T1) → MSDEFLSFPSTFIWATATAAYQIEGANQSDGRGISTWDVIRKQPGRIADNSSPSQSCDGYYLYKEDVLLLKELNVTHYRFSICWTRILPNGYIGNINEKGIAFYRSLLEELKINGIEPIVTLFHADYPFELYEKGGWLNEEYIKWYLDYCHLCFSRFGDLVKYWISFNEIPMHAWCGVTMFEGQPRHSPETQEYSIPKRKVPYVAAHNMLLAHGKAYRMYEKEFRKTQNGKFGFVVGGRWCKTFSSSPEDIAAAQRALDWSFNWTVAPIFGEKGDYPEHMKKEIQILEKAENQEILPRFTEQEITMLKGSADFCGINYYLTNEVLAGDGPSQMEKDAHFDYLDGRWEKISGKNSWLRYVPEGLLELLEYIRDNYGNIPVLITENGCDDNNEEKVDVLCDQNRIRYIKGHIETVRKALQRGCNVIGYTVWSLMDNFEWDAGFGVRFGLYRVDFDSPSKTRTIKNSGIFFKNFLSQMRKDVESRKQ, encoded by the exons ATGAGTGATGAATTCCTTTCATTCCCCTCAACCTTCATATGGGCTACTGCAACCGCTGCCTACCAAATAGAAGGAGCTAACCAAAGTGACG GTAGAGGAATATCCACATGGGATGTGATACGGAAGCAGCCGGGCAGAATTGCCGACAACTCATCTCCATCTCAGAGCTGTGATGGGTATTACCTCTACAAAGAAGATGTACTGCTGTTAAAGGAGTTAAAT GTAACACACTACAGATTTTCTATCTGCTGGACTCGAATACTTCCGAATGGCTATATTGGCAATATTAATGAGAAAGGAATTGCGTTTTATCGAAGTTTACTCGAAGAGTTGAAGATCAACGGAATTGAGCCTATT GTAACATTATTCCACGCCGACTATCCTTTTGAACTTTATGAAAAAGGTGGCTGGCTTAATGAAGAATATATTAAATGGTATCTCGATTATTGTCATTTGTGCTTCAGCCGCTTTGGAGATCTG GTAAAGTACTGGATATCGTTCAACGAGATTCCAATGCACGCGTGGTGTGGTGTCACGATGTTTGAAGGACAACCGCGTCATTCGCCTGAAACTCAGGAATACTCAATACCGAAGAGGAAAGTGCCGTATGTTGCCGCGCATAACATGCTTCTAGCACATGGAAAAGCCTACAGAATGTATGAAAAAGAGTTTAGGAAAACCCAAAATG GAAAGTTTGGTTTCGTTGTTGGTGGTCGATGGTGTAAAACGTTTTCATCGTCACCTGAAGACATCGCGGCAGCACAAAGAGCCCTTGATTGGAGCTTCAACTGGACGGTTGCTCCGATATTCGGAGAAAAAGGAGATTATCCGGAacatatgaaaaaagagataCAAATACTAGAAAAAGCAGAGAATCAGGAAATCTTACCGAGATTCACAGAACAGGAAATCACAATGCTCAAAG GATCGGCTGACTTTTGTGGCATTAACTACTACTTAACAAATGAAGTCCTTGCTGGAGATGGTCCTTCTCAAATGGAGAAGGACGCGCACTTCGACTACTTGGACGGTCGATGGGAGAA AATCAGTGGGAAAAATTCTTGGTTGCGCTACGTTCCTGAAGGACTACTTGAACTTTTAGAGTATATAAGAGATAATTATGGAAATATTCCTGTTCTTATAACTGAAAATGGTTGTGACGATAATAATgaggaaaag GTTGATGTTCTTTGTGACCAGAACAGGATACGCTACATAAAGGGCCATATAGAGACCGTACGGAAAG CGTTGCAACGTGGATGTAACGTGATTGGCTATACCGTATGGTCCCTTATGGATAACTTTGAGTGGGATGCTGGATTCGGCGTGAGATTTGGATTGTACAG gGTGGACTTCGACTCACCGTCGAAAACTCGCACAATCAAAAATAGCGGTATAttcttcaagaattttctcagccaaatgagaaaagatgtagaatccagaaaacagtAA
- a CDS encoding hypothetical protein (NECATOR_CHRIV.G13357.T1), which produces MEFPEDGPLPFFRQEMYMVILQSVFYGGVFLTGFLGNVFVVLAVVSQSQLRSTTDYLISSLAMADLLIIIFCLPTTLLNNILTEWQLGALFCKMSTWINSTTSCASIYTLVAVTADRYLAICHTLKYTLWEAGYTLYVIAGIWIVSGSLAIPNLYGYDAIYFEYGNLTLCVCASRTDEKPQFVVVNLILAFIVPFMLISVSYTRIFYTVSNHRSLAVDAHIRDERTKLRVATMMLTVIVVFALCWLPLYGIYTYFFFFADTTSYVFELASQVLRPFFQWLSLLSSSLNPLIYIAYSQKYRRAFHKILLLPCRSKYERVRGTLLRSNDTQASEGSQIKKNSTAFRGSRVLRSTTTVPTNIDGAISPMITMLDSPRSERRSNSTTC; this is translated from the exons ATGGAGTTTCCAGAAGATGGTCCGCTACCATTTTTTCGTCAGGAAATGTATATGGTCATATTGCAGTCGGTGTTCTACGGCGGGGTGTTCCTCACCGGCTTCCTCG GAAACGTCTTCGTAGTGTTGGCCGTAGTTTCACAGTCTCAACTACGAAGTACTACTGATTACCTCATCTCTTCTCTGGCTATGGCCGATTtgctcattattattttttgcctTCCGACCACATTGCTCAATAATATTTTAACAG AATGGCAACTGGGTGCattattttgcaaaatgtCGACATGGATAAATTCGACCACATCGTGCGCTTCCATCTACACACTTGTGGCGGTGACTGCGGATCGTTATTTAGCGATTTGTCATACTTTAAA ATACACACTGTGGGAAGCTGGATATACTTTGTATGTTATAGCAGGAATATGGATCGTTAGCGGTTCTCTCGCTATTCCGAATTTATATGGTTATGATGCG ATTTATTTCGAATACGGGAATTTGACACTTTGCGTTTGTGCATCACGAACCGATGAGAAACCGCAATTTGTCGTGGTGAACCTCATCCTGGCGTTCATCGTACCGTTCATGCTCATTTCAGTTTCATATACAAGAATATTTTATACAGTATCAAATCATCGCAGTCTTGCTGTAGACGCTCAT ATCCGCGATGAACGTACGAAACTTCGTGTTGCGACTATGATGCTCACCGTGATCGTTGTTTTTGCGCTTTGTTGGTTACCGTTGTACG GTATCTAcacctattttttcttctttgctgaCACCACCTCATATGTATTCGAATTAGCATCTCAG GTCCTTCGTCCGTTTTTCCAGTGGTTATCCTTATTAAGTAGCTCACTGAATCCGTTGATATACATTGCATATAGTCAGAAATATCGTCGAGCATTCCATAAAATTCTGCTGCTACCTTGTAGATCAAA ataCGAAAGGGTGCGTGGGACCCTTTTGCGAAGCAACGACACACAGGCTTCGGAAGGTAGTCAGATCAAAAAG AACTCGACAGCATTCCGAGGGAGTCGAGTGTTACGTTCGACGACAACGGTACCAACAAATATTGACGGTGCAATTTCCCCAATGATCACAATGCTGGACAGTCCTCGATCGGAGAGGAGGAGTAACAGCACCACATGCTAA
- a CDS encoding hypothetical protein (NECATOR_CHRIV.G13357.T2) → MYMVILQSVFYGGVFLTGFLGNVFVVLAVVSQSQLRSTTDYLISSLAMADLLIIIFCLPTTLLNNILTEWQLGALFCKMSTWINSTTSCASIYTLVAVTADRYLAICHTLKYTLWEAGYTLYVIAGIWIVSGSLAIPNLYGYDAIYFEYGNLTLCVCASRTDEKPQFVVVNLILAFIVPFMLISVSYTRIFYTVSNHRSLAVDAHIRDERTKLRVATMMLTVIVVFALCWLPLYGIYTYFFFFADTTSYVFELASQVLRPFFQWLSLLSSSLNPLIYIAYSQKYRRAFHKILLLPCRSKYERVRGTLLRSNDTQASEGSQIKKNSTAFRGSRVLRSTTTVPTNIDGAISPMITMLDSPRSERRSNSTTC, encoded by the exons ATGTATATGGTCATATTGCAGTCGGTGTTCTACGGCGGGGTGTTCCTCACCGGCTTCCTCG GAAACGTCTTCGTAGTGTTGGCCGTAGTTTCACAGTCTCAACTACGAAGTACTACTGATTACCTCATCTCTTCTCTGGCTATGGCCGATTtgctcattattattttttgcctTCCGACCACATTGCTCAATAATATTTTAACAG AATGGCAACTGGGTGCattattttgcaaaatgtCGACATGGATAAATTCGACCACATCGTGCGCTTCCATCTACACACTTGTGGCGGTGACTGCGGATCGTTATTTAGCGATTTGTCATACTTTAAA ATACACACTGTGGGAAGCTGGATATACTTTGTATGTTATAGCAGGAATATGGATCGTTAGCGGTTCTCTCGCTATTCCGAATTTATATGGTTATGATGCG ATTTATTTCGAATACGGGAATTTGACACTTTGCGTTTGTGCATCACGAACCGATGAGAAACCGCAATTTGTCGTGGTGAACCTCATCCTGGCGTTCATCGTACCGTTCATGCTCATTTCAGTTTCATATACAAGAATATTTTATACAGTATCAAATCATCGCAGTCTTGCTGTAGACGCTCAT ATCCGCGATGAACGTACGAAACTTCGTGTTGCGACTATGATGCTCACCGTGATCGTTGTTTTTGCGCTTTGTTGGTTACCGTTGTACG GTATCTAcacctattttttcttctttgctgaCACCACCTCATATGTATTCGAATTAGCATCTCAG GTCCTTCGTCCGTTTTTCCAGTGGTTATCCTTATTAAGTAGCTCACTGAATCCGTTGATATACATTGCATATAGTCAGAAATATCGTCGAGCATTCCATAAAATTCTGCTGCTACCTTGTAGATCAAA ataCGAAAGGGTGCGTGGGACCCTTTTGCGAAGCAACGACACACAGGCTTCGGAAGGTAGTCAGATCAAAAAG AACTCGACAGCATTCCGAGGGAGTCGAGTGTTACGTTCGACGACAACGGTACCAACAAATATTGACGGTGCAATTTCCCCAATGATCACAATGCTGGACAGTCCTCGATCGGAGAGGAGGAGTAACAGCACCACATGCTAA